Below is a window of Gemmatimonadota bacterium DNA.
GGTCCGGATGATTCCCTTCTCGGTCAAGACCTTCGACGAGCTCAAGCTGCCGCCGGTGACGGCGAAGCTGGCGGAGCGGCCGCGCGGCCTGGTGCTGGTCACCGGCCCGACCGGCTCCGGCAAGAGCACCACGCTGGCCGCGATGATCGACAAGATCAACAAGGAACGGCGCGGGCACATCATCACGGTCGAAGACCCGATCGAGTTCATCCACAAGCACCAGAAGTGCATCGTCAACCAGCGCGAGGTCGGCACCGACACGCGCTCGTTCGCGTCGGCGCTCAAGTACGCGCTGCGCGAGGACCCGGACGTGATCCTCGTCGGCGAAATGCGCGACCTGGAGACCATCTCCGCCGCGCTGACGATTGCCGAGACGGGCCACCTGGCGCTCGCGACGCTGCACACCAACTCGGCCCCCGAGGCCATCAACCGGATGATCGACGTCTTCCCGAGCAACCAGCAGGCGCAGGTCCGCGCCCAGCTGGCGTTCGTGCTCGAGGGGATCGTGACCCAGACGCTGCTCCCGCGCGCCTCGGGGCGCGGCCGCGTGATGGCCGCCGAGATCATGATCGCGACGCCGGCCATCCGCGCCGTGATCCGCGACGACAAGGTGCACCAGATCTACTCGCTGATGCAGGCGGGGAAGAAGTTCGGCATGCAGACGATGAACGATTCGCTGTACCAGCTCTACATGAGCCGCGAGGTCACCAAGGACGAATGCCTCCGCGTCTCTGCGAACCCGAGCGAGTTCCTGCGCGCCATCGGCGAGACGCCGATGGAAGAGCAGGCCATCGCGGCGATGCGATAACCGGAGATCCCCATGCCCGTCTTTGAATACACCGCGAAGAACGCCACGACCGGCCAGATCATGAAGGGGAGCCTGGACGTCGCCACCCGCGACGACCTGATCGGCCACCTCCGGAAGAACCGGCTGCTGCTCGTCTCGATGCGCGAGGCCCCGAAGGAGATCAAGCTCTCGATGCCCGGGGGCGGGATCGGCACCCGCGACGTCGTGATCTTCACGCGGCAGTTCGCCACGATGATCAACTCCGGCCTGCCGCTGGTGCAGTCGCTGACGATTCTCGCGGCCCAGACCGAGAACCAGAAGCTCAAGGACATCACCCGCGCCGTCGTCTTCGACGTCGAGGCCGGCAACACGCTGGCCGACGCCTTCGCCAAGCACCCGAAGGCGTTCTCGCAGCTGTACGTGAACATGGTCGCCGCCGGCGAGGCGGGCGGCATTCTCGACACCATCC
It encodes the following:
- a CDS encoding type IV pilus twitching motility protein PilT encodes the protein MTTPGTTQPSAPASSGASSALNLRALLEEVMTRDASDLHLTAGERPKLRVDGEIVDASVDHVMSPKDTLSLAYSVLTEAQKKRFEQEDELDFSFGIQNMARFRGNVFKQRGCVSMVVRMIPFSVKTFDELKLPPVTAKLAERPRGLVLVTGPTGSGKSTTLAAMIDKINKERRGHIITVEDPIEFIHKHQKCIVNQREVGTDTRSFASALKYALREDPDVILVGEMRDLETISAALTIAETGHLALATLHTNSAPEAINRMIDVFPSNQQAQVRAQLAFVLEGIVTQTLLPRASGRGRVMAAEIMIATPAIRAVIRDDKVHQIYSLMQAGKKFGMQTMNDSLYQLYMSREVTKDECLRVSANPSEFLRAIGETPMEEQAIAAMR